A genomic region of Leptolyngbya sp. NIES-2104 contains the following coding sequences:
- a CDS encoding glycosyltransferase: protein MMNSTPDPIRIFIGSSPKNTIEEAVFRYTLQKYTKSAIEVHVINGQAGTATNLTTGEVKKLPLNLINRIPGATAFSLGRWAIPEWCGYRGKAIYCDSDQVLLADLAELWNFDLSGCALAAVPVKQAKSASAYIDSYLQTYLNVNDDYYLASVMLIDCEKAAKFSLSSLIDEMDRKVFSMSDLMYLGEKFRQYLNIEVKTLPSEWNHLDYVDETSKLVHFTNLDSQPWRFHHHPIAKFWEDLFLEAIAQNALSQDTVKTAYANGWITARMKAIAIQNQSYPESINQIWRRWSRIRLAIARFVTHQIKRVRFVWSRFTARSTSVGNAEI, encoded by the coding sequence ATGATGAATTCGACCCCTGATCCGATTCGGATTTTCATCGGTTCGAGTCCTAAAAATACGATCGAAGAAGCGGTCTTTCGATACACGCTGCAAAAATATACGAAAAGCGCGATCGAAGTTCATGTGATCAATGGTCAAGCTGGGACGGCAACGAATTTAACCACAGGTGAAGTCAAAAAGCTGCCGCTCAATCTGATCAATCGGATTCCAGGAGCGACCGCTTTTTCGCTGGGGCGCTGGGCGATTCCTGAATGGTGTGGCTATCGTGGCAAAGCGATCTATTGTGATTCCGATCAGGTGTTACTTGCTGATTTAGCTGAACTTTGGAACTTTGATTTATCGGGTTGTGCGCTGGCTGCGGTTCCCGTCAAACAAGCGAAAAGCGCGAGTGCGTACATTGATTCTTACTTGCAAACTTATCTCAATGTGAATGATGATTACTATCTTGCGAGTGTGATGCTGATCGATTGTGAGAAAGCCGCTAAATTTAGCTTGTCTTCGCTGATCGATGAGATGGATCGCAAAGTATTTTCGATGTCGGATTTGATGTATTTGGGCGAAAAGTTTCGACAGTATCTAAACATTGAAGTGAAGACGTTGCCGAGTGAATGGAATCATTTGGACTATGTGGATGAAACCTCGAAGCTGGTTCACTTTACGAATTTGGATAGTCAACCTTGGCGGTTTCATCATCACCCGATCGCGAAATTTTGGGAAGACCTTTTTCTCGAAGCGATCGCCCAAAATGCACTTTCGCAGGACACGGTTAAAACCGCTTATGCGAATGGTTGGATCACGGCTCGAATGAAAGCGATCGCGATCCAGAATCAATCCTATCCAGAGTCGATTAATCAGATTTGGCGGCGTTGGAGTCGAATTAGATTAGCGATCGCTCGATTTGTCACGCATCAAATCAAGCGAGTGAGGTTTGTGTGGTCTCGGTTCACAGCACGATCGACCTCGGTTGGAAATGCTGAGATTTAA
- a CDS encoding HAD family hydrolase, with product MQIDELRSRLAQIKLLALDVDGTLTDGGLYFTNSGDEFKKFNVKDGQGMKLVMEAGIQIAILSASSSTATIHRAKKLGISHVYVGVEDKLTILRSLCDQLGIDFSQVAYVGDDVNDLPILEAVGCPLTVADAVKAAKQAAIYITEKAGGQGAVREICDLLLESQMP from the coding sequence ATGCAGATAGATGAATTGCGATCGCGCCTTGCTCAAATCAAACTCCTTGCGCTCGATGTCGATGGGACGTTAACCGATGGTGGACTTTACTTCACCAATAGCGGCGATGAGTTCAAGAAATTCAATGTCAAAGACGGGCAGGGCATGAAGCTTGTGATGGAAGCAGGCATTCAGATTGCGATTCTGTCGGCGAGTTCTTCTACCGCAACGATTCACCGAGCGAAAAAGCTCGGAATTTCGCATGTGTATGTGGGTGTGGAAGATAAGTTGACGATTTTACGATCGCTCTGTGATCAGCTTGGAATTGATTTTTCTCAAGTTGCCTATGTTGGAGATGATGTGAATGATTTGCCGATTCTCGAAGCAGTCGGCTGTCCGTTAACAGTCGCGGATGCGGTCAAAGCCGCAAAACAGGCTGCAATCTATATCACTGAGAAAGCAGGTGGACAGGGCGCAGTGAGAGAAATTTGCGACCTGCTGCTAGAAAGTCAGATGCCCTAA
- the kdsA gene encoding 3-deoxy-8-phosphooctulonate synthase has protein sequence MIQTQVTETHTIGDSSPLTLIAGPCVIESEDFTLKMADEIRQVCDRLGIPLIFKSSFDKANRTSVSSFRGQSIDTGLEILQKVKDKVGVPVVTDIHESYQAAIVAEVADVLQIPAFLCRQTDLLVAAAATGRTVNVKKGQFLAPWDMKQVVRKLEASGTNRILLTERGTSFGYNTLVVDFRGLPQMRALGYPVVFDATHSVQMPGGQGEKSGGQREFVPYLAKAAAAIGIDALFMEVHENPDEALSDGPNMIPLAQLETVLKQILAVRQSLEVFRS, from the coding sequence ATGATTCAAACTCAAGTTACAGAAACACATACGATCGGAGACAGTTCACCGCTGACGCTGATTGCTGGACCTTGTGTGATCGAATCGGAGGACTTTACGCTGAAAATGGCGGATGAGATTCGGCAAGTTTGCGATCGCCTCGGTATTCCGTTAATTTTCAAATCTTCGTTTGATAAAGCGAATCGGACTTCGGTGAGTTCGTTTCGGGGACAATCGATCGACACTGGCTTAGAGATTTTGCAGAAGGTCAAGGATAAAGTCGGTGTCCCGGTTGTGACCGATATTCACGAAAGCTATCAAGCCGCGATCGTGGCAGAAGTCGCTGATGTGCTACAAATTCCGGCGTTTCTCTGTCGTCAAACTGATTTACTGGTCGCAGCAGCGGCAACGGGTCGAACGGTGAATGTCAAGAAAGGACAATTTCTCGCGCCGTGGGACATGAAACAGGTGGTGCGGAAATTGGAAGCTTCTGGAACCAATCGCATTTTGCTCACAGAACGCGGAACAAGCTTCGGATACAACACTTTAGTTGTGGATTTTCGGGGATTACCTCAGATGAGAGCATTGGGCTATCCGGTCGTTTTTGATGCCACACACAGCGTCCAAATGCCGGGAGGACAGGGAGAAAAATCAGGAGGACAGCGTGAATTTGTGCCATATCTTGCTAAAGCCGCCGCAGCCATTGGCATCGATGCGCTGTTTATGGAAGTGCATGAGAATCCAGATGAAGCCCTGAGCGACGGACCGAATATGATTCCGTTAGCGCAGCTTGAAACTGTCCTGAAACAGATTCTCGCAGTGCGTCAAAGTTTAGAAGTCTTTCGGTCTTAG
- the kdsB gene encoding 3-deoxy-manno-octulosonate cytidylyltransferase — translation MQILAVIPARYDSVRFPGKPLVKIGDRPMVQCVYEAAQRCSAFTKVVVATDSEKIADCVRSFGGVVEMTRSDHATGTDRVAEVAERYPEMIAIANVQGDQPFATPEMLTQLVSPYLRGELPEMTTLACPLNSETGYADPNVVKVICDRHDQALYFSRAAIPYLRNPGAVPVYHHLGLYAFSRDFLAHYAKLTPTPLEQCEGLEQLRVLEHGYRITVCQTAIAVPEINTPEDLLLAQSFLAASPAI, via the coding sequence ATGCAAATTTTGGCAGTAATTCCAGCGCGGTACGATTCGGTGCGATTTCCCGGTAAACCGCTGGTGAAAATTGGCGATCGACCGATGGTGCAATGCGTGTATGAAGCAGCACAACGCTGTTCCGCTTTTACAAAAGTGGTGGTCGCGACTGACAGCGAAAAGATTGCAGACTGTGTGCGATCATTTGGTGGTGTAGTCGAAATGACCCGCAGCGACCACGCTACCGGAACCGATCGCGTCGCAGAAGTTGCCGAACGCTATCCCGAAATGATCGCGATCGCGAATGTTCAGGGAGATCAACCGTTCGCGACTCCAGAGATGCTAACTCAGCTTGTCAGTCCGTATCTGCGCGGAGAATTGCCGGAAATGACGACGTTGGCTTGTCCGTTGAATTCGGAGACGGGCTACGCTGATCCAAACGTGGTGAAAGTGATTTGCGATCGCCACGATCAAGCACTGTACTTTTCTCGCGCTGCGATTCCGTATCTTCGCAATCCGGGAGCCGTTCCGGTTTATCATCATTTGGGATTGTATGCATTTAGCCGAGATTTTCTCGCGCATTATGCGAAGCTGACTCCAACGCCGCTCGAACAATGTGAGGGGTTAGAGCAGCTTCGAGTTTTAGAACACGGCTATCGCATCACGGTTTGTCAGACCGCGATCGCAGTCCCCGAAATTAATACCCCTGAAGATCTTCTGCTTGCTCAGTCCTTTCTTGCTGCGAGTCCTGCTATATGA
- a CDS encoding SIS domain-containing protein, whose translation MQQQLQPACVSQVLDLLKLEANAILQTADRLRPDQVQRAIDALTVCSGKVILIGVGKSGIVGRKIAATLTSTGTHAIYLHPADALHGDLGIVTSQDVAIALSNSGETDELLAILPYLKQRRVPIIAIVGNPHSTLSRAADATLDASVDQEACPFNLAPTTSTTVALAIGDAIAMTLMQVKALTPEDFAINHPAGRLGKRLTLRVQDLMLNEPKTTTVRPTATWLEVLQQITIGGAGALSVVDEADRLIGIITDGDLRRWIQKIDPRQLHTLNAGIMMTKNPTVVSPDLLAYDALQLMENRPSQISVLPIVDQDQQYLGLIRLHDIIRSGL comes from the coding sequence ATGCAGCAACAACTTCAACCCGCTTGTGTTTCCCAGGTGCTAGATCTGCTGAAACTGGAGGCGAACGCCATTTTGCAAACGGCTGATCGACTCCGACCCGATCAAGTGCAACGAGCGATCGACGCGCTGACAGTCTGTTCTGGTAAGGTCATTCTCATCGGGGTTGGCAAGTCGGGAATCGTCGGTCGTAAAATTGCGGCAACGTTGACGAGTACTGGTACCCACGCGATTTATCTACACCCAGCCGATGCGCTCCACGGTGATCTGGGAATTGTCACAAGTCAGGATGTCGCGATCGCGCTGAGCAACAGTGGCGAAACCGATGAACTGCTAGCGATTCTTCCGTACCTGAAACAGCGTCGAGTTCCGATTATCGCGATCGTGGGTAATCCGCATTCGACACTATCACGGGCGGCAGATGCAACCTTAGATGCTTCGGTGGATCAAGAAGCCTGTCCGTTTAACCTCGCTCCCACGACGAGCACCACGGTGGCGCTGGCGATCGGAGATGCGATCGCGATGACCTTGATGCAGGTGAAAGCTTTAACCCCTGAAGATTTTGCCATCAATCATCCAGCGGGACGGCTTGGAAAACGGCTCACGCTGCGGGTTCAAGATCTAATGCTCAACGAACCTAAAACCACCACAGTGCGACCGACAGCGACTTGGTTAGAGGTGCTACAGCAAATCACGATCGGGGGTGCTGGCGCGTTAAGTGTGGTAGACGAAGCCGATCGATTGATCGGCATCATTACCGATGGGGATTTACGCCGCTGGATTCAAAAGATTGATCCGCGTCAGCTACACACGCTGAACGCTGGGATCATGATGACAAAAAATCCGACCGTTGTTTCGCCAGATCTGCTTGCGTATGATGCGCTGCAACTGATGGAAAATCGCCCGTCACAGATTTCAGTGTTACCGATCGTGGATCAAGACCAGCAGTATCTCGGACTGATTCGCTTGCATGACATTATTCGGAGTGGACTTTGA
- a CDS encoding 2OG-Fe(II) oxygenase produces the protein MKAHSLVARQFINSDLLSAFSPDTFLSTTPFPWHHFHQFLRPEAFEQLYQDFPSLELFEQHSGIDRGNGQRPHNRYYLAYGESIYRSGQKGQGIITHAELPPIWQAFIEELQTNSDYHAFVRSALGVSQFKIRYAWHVGFSGCEVSPHVDSSDKVGTHILYFNTEQDWNQSWGGEILVLGDRQTEVINPEYSDFGSITPVKITGNSSFFFRNKPHAWHGVQPLSCPEGSYRRLFNIIFEYPQARTILNSSVGKLARKLVPFQSIRSLAREWVLR, from the coding sequence ATGAAGGCTCATTCACTTGTAGCGCGTCAGTTCATCAATTCTGACCTCCTGTCTGCATTCTCACCGGATACGTTCTTATCCACCACTCCGTTTCCTTGGCATCACTTTCATCAGTTTCTGCGACCCGAAGCCTTTGAGCAGCTTTATCAGGATTTTCCAAGTCTTGAGCTATTTGAGCAGCATTCAGGCATCGATCGCGGCAACGGTCAGCGTCCGCATAATCGGTACTATCTCGCGTATGGGGAATCAATCTACCGCAGCGGACAGAAAGGGCAAGGCATCATTACTCATGCCGAGTTACCTCCGATTTGGCAGGCATTTATCGAGGAGTTACAAACCAATTCGGATTATCATGCGTTCGTTCGCTCTGCGCTCGGTGTGTCCCAGTTTAAGATTCGATATGCTTGGCATGTTGGCTTTTCTGGGTGCGAGGTGTCCCCGCACGTCGATTCATCCGACAAAGTAGGAACCCATATTCTGTACTTCAACACCGAACAAGATTGGAATCAGTCCTGGGGCGGTGAGATTTTGGTGTTAGGCGATCGACAAACTGAAGTGATCAATCCGGAGTACAGCGATTTTGGCTCAATCACTCCCGTGAAAATTACAGGCAATAGCAGCTTCTTTTTCAGAAATAAACCTCATGCGTGGCATGGAGTTCAGCCGCTGAGTTGTCCAGAGGGTAGCTATCGACGCTTGTTTAATATCATCTTCGAGTATCCCCAAGCTAGAACGATTTTGAATTCTTCAGTCGGTAAGCTGGCGCGTAAACTTGTTCCGTTTCAATCGATCCGATCGCTTGCAAGAGAATGGGTATTGCGGTGA
- a CDS encoding glycosyltransferase family 4 protein → MFVTLPFGNQTLQKLWWKKQRTVEKVRSTGLLGEYDLVFVIHPGNRGWILEAICKEIAAYSSGRFCFHYATENLPSAKAYFFSHYCLLPLSLRANPEIRDRKLIVFHTHPKNPAEMGVSDRELYEALNASTQVVCMCSEFANLLIAEGVNPDKVTYVVGGADPQIFQPHDRGAGAIGLSSAYQPRKDPDRVYDLIKSMPHRRFILIGRYWEKYEKFPEMMAMEHFSYVQASYAEYPSYYAQMDVFVSPAKLEGGPIPLLETMMCNIVPVASRTGFAPDVIRHGENGFLFDVDSSIDVICDLIEQAYQLETNIRATAQPFTWENFSLAIQDYAGLI, encoded by the coding sequence ATGTTTGTCACTTTACCCTTCGGGAATCAGACGCTACAAAAGCTGTGGTGGAAAAAGCAGCGAACAGTCGAAAAAGTCAGAAGCACTGGATTACTTGGTGAATATGATTTAGTCTTTGTAATTCATCCAGGCAATCGAGGCTGGATTCTGGAAGCAATTTGCAAAGAGATTGCAGCGTATAGTTCGGGACGCTTTTGTTTTCACTATGCGACTGAGAATCTTCCGTCTGCAAAAGCTTATTTCTTTTCACACTATTGTTTGTTGCCGCTGAGTTTGAGAGCAAATCCAGAAATTCGCGATCGTAAACTGATTGTCTTTCACACTCATCCGAAAAATCCGGCTGAAATGGGCGTGAGCGATCGAGAACTTTACGAGGCGCTCAATGCTTCAACTCAAGTGGTTTGCATGTGTTCAGAGTTTGCCAATCTGTTGATTGCAGAAGGAGTGAATCCAGATAAAGTTACCTACGTGGTCGGCGGTGCAGATCCGCAAATTTTTCAACCTCATGATCGAGGTGCGGGTGCGATCGGTTTATCAAGTGCTTATCAACCTCGAAAAGACCCAGACCGGGTGTACGACTTGATCAAATCGATGCCGCATCGTCGATTTATCTTGATTGGGCGGTACTGGGAGAAGTACGAGAAGTTCCCGGAGATGATGGCGATGGAGCACTTCTCTTATGTTCAAGCTTCTTATGCAGAGTATCCTAGCTACTATGCTCAGATGGATGTCTTTGTGTCGCCTGCAAAGCTAGAGGGTGGTCCCATTCCTTTACTGGAAACGATGATGTGTAATATTGTTCCAGTCGCCAGTCGAACCGGGTTTGCGCCGGATGTGATTCGGCATGGTGAGAATGGTTTTTTGTTTGATGTCGATAGTTCAATCGATGTGATCTGTGATTTGATCGAGCAAGCCTATCAGCTTGAGACGAATATTCGGGCAACAGCTCAACCGTTTACCTGGGAAAACTTTTCCCTAGCCATCCAGGACTATGCAGGCTTGATTTAG
- a CDS encoding ABC transporter ATP-binding protein has product MRTLEPKTAQAPLSESEVILSVDDVSKKFCRDLKRSLIYGVKDIVSELSGTRQGTDTLRHKEFWALNKVSFQLKRGEAVGLIGKNGSGKSTLLRIISGLIKPDAGSIEVVGRVAPLIALGAGFSPILSGRENIYANMSILGVSKREIRNLIDEVIDFAEIGNAIDAPVQTYSSGMAARLGFACAIHTKPDILLLDEVLAVGDLKFRQKCYRMLNQLRQDGTAFVLVAHNSNAILSVCDTAVYLKQGQVVTTGRADDVVTRYERDLFSIEVQESAGRLFLSSKKPGESTGLDILSLCFKDESGEMTDAPISGKPTDFCIAYRAEEPLQDASIDLMIKDQIGEGEWMLRLTSEKDQPNLTLPPGDHEVRVRLPYCGLKPGVYLMKVIIRQDRLHCLDGVESFRFAVAGSENMTSCMFYQPREWHVF; this is encoded by the coding sequence ATGAGAACATTAGAACCGAAAACCGCACAAGCTCCGCTCTCAGAGTCTGAGGTGATTCTGTCAGTTGATGATGTCTCGAAGAAATTTTGTCGGGATCTCAAGCGATCGCTGATTTATGGTGTTAAGGATATTGTCTCTGAACTCAGTGGAACCCGTCAGGGAACTGATACACTCCGACACAAGGAATTCTGGGCACTGAACAAGGTCAGCTTTCAACTCAAGCGCGGCGAAGCGGTTGGATTGATCGGTAAAAATGGCAGCGGTAAATCGACCCTGCTGCGAATCATTTCCGGTTTGATCAAGCCCGATGCCGGATCAATCGAAGTCGTTGGACGAGTCGCGCCGTTGATTGCCCTCGGAGCCGGATTTAGTCCGATTCTGTCAGGACGGGAAAACATTTATGCGAATATGTCGATTCTGGGCGTATCGAAGCGGGAGATTCGCAATCTGATCGATGAAGTGATTGATTTTGCTGAGATTGGAAACGCGATCGATGCACCTGTGCAAACGTATAGTTCTGGAATGGCAGCCCGATTAGGATTTGCTTGCGCGATTCATACAAAGCCAGACATTTTGCTGCTCGATGAAGTGTTAGCTGTGGGCGATTTGAAGTTTCGCCAAAAATGCTATCGAATGCTGAATCAGCTTCGCCAAGACGGAACTGCGTTTGTTTTAGTCGCTCATAACTCGAATGCGATTCTCTCTGTTTGTGATACTGCCGTTTATCTTAAACAAGGACAGGTCGTCACGACTGGCAGAGCTGATGATGTGGTCACTCGATATGAGCGAGATTTGTTCTCGATCGAAGTTCAGGAAAGTGCAGGACGGCTGTTCTTGTCGTCGAAAAAACCGGGAGAGAGTACCGGATTAGATATTCTCTCACTCTGCTTTAAAGATGAATCTGGCGAAATGACCGATGCTCCGATTAGCGGCAAGCCGACTGATTTTTGTATCGCTTATCGAGCCGAGGAGCCACTTCAAGATGCCAGCATAGATTTGATGATTAAAGATCAGATCGGAGAAGGCGAATGGATGCTGCGGTTGACGAGTGAGAAGGACCAACCGAATCTCACATTACCGCCAGGAGATCACGAAGTTCGAGTGCGATTGCCGTACTGCGGTTTGAAGCCAGGAGTTTATTTGATGAAGGTTATCATTCGTCAAGACCGACTGCACTGTCTAGATGGGGTTGAATCGTTCAGGTTTGCAGTGGCGGGATCGGAAAACATGACAAGCTGTATGTTTTACCAACCGCGAGAATGGCATGTCTTTTAG
- a CDS encoding ABC transporter permease, translating to MRHPLRLFQMMWLDLLASRELAWQLMVRDINTKYRQSILGFFWAFLPAIVMATGFTLAQSAGVVNIGKTSIPYPAYVMFSMTLWQTFVEALNGPVQAVTSAKVMLARVNFPREALVLAKLGEVFFNFGIKLILIIGLFLWFKIPVTASVILAPVALIHLVLLGTFFGVLLAPAGMLYQDFTMGLTLATSLWLFITPVVYPVPTQGLFGTIVKLNPVTPLLVAIRELATTGVISDPTSFWIASLIGAVGLLLAWISYRLAMPFVVEKISS from the coding sequence ATGCGTCATCCTCTGCGGCTTTTTCAGATGATGTGGCTTGATCTTCTAGCATCACGAGAACTCGCTTGGCAACTCATGGTCAGGGACATCAATACTAAGTATCGCCAGTCGATTCTGGGGTTTTTCTGGGCATTCTTACCCGCGATCGTCATGGCAACCGGATTTACCTTAGCTCAGAGTGCTGGAGTCGTGAACATCGGCAAGACGAGCATTCCTTACCCCGCTTATGTCATGTTCAGCATGACGCTCTGGCAGACCTTTGTAGAAGCACTCAATGGTCCGGTGCAGGCGGTCACTTCTGCTAAGGTGATGCTGGCACGGGTGAATTTTCCCAGAGAAGCATTGGTGCTGGCGAAATTGGGTGAAGTATTCTTTAACTTTGGCATCAAGCTGATATTGATCATCGGATTGTTCCTCTGGTTCAAAATTCCGGTAACAGCAAGCGTGATTCTAGCTCCAGTTGCGCTGATTCATCTGGTCTTGCTTGGAACATTCTTTGGGGTTTTACTGGCTCCCGCTGGAATGCTGTATCAGGATTTCACAATGGGATTGACGCTAGCAACGAGTCTTTGGTTGTTTATCACGCCAGTTGTGTATCCTGTGCCGACTCAAGGACTGTTTGGCACGATCGTTAAACTCAATCCGGTGACTCCGTTGCTGGTGGCGATTCGTGAGTTAGCGACCACGGGAGTGATTTCAGACCCGACGAGCTTTTGGATTGCTAGTCTGATTGGTGCTGTGGGATTGTTGCTTGCCTGGATTAGCTATCGGTTAGCAATGCCTTTCGTTGTTGAAAAAATTAGTTCCTAA
- a CDS encoding SMR family transporter yields MNAILLVSLIGLTVLLNTTAQTLLKLGANQSLLNSYAISGIVAYGVSTLLYLFVLGKMNLSIAYPVVIGLTIIATTISSGMILKESVSVSQWLGIGLMMSAIFAIASSK; encoded by the coding sequence GTGAACGCTATCTTATTGGTCAGTCTGATTGGATTAACTGTATTGCTCAATACGACAGCTCAAACGCTATTAAAACTGGGCGCAAATCAAAGTTTGCTCAATAGTTATGCAATTTCTGGCATTGTTGCTTATGGAGTGAGTACGCTGCTCTATTTGTTTGTGCTGGGGAAGATGAACTTGTCGATCGCTTATCCGGTTGTGATTGGGCTAACCATCATCGCGACGACGATTTCGAGCGGCATGATTTTGAAAGAGAGTGTTTCGGTGTCTCAGTGGTTGGGAATTGGATTGATGATGAGTGCGATTTTTGCGATCGCATCAAGTAAGTAG
- a CDS encoding YqeG family HAD IIIA-type phosphatase has protein sequence MPSFQQTDLLAEIEHRDLVQRGIKGIILDLDNSIVSEDDRYLSPDAEAWIAQSHALGFQLFLLSNGRRLQRFEYWSHRLNVPGISRAKKPFPKNFRRAIASMRLAAWQVVVVGDSYHTDVLGAWLVGCHCVQVASLPHPPRSWEKLAGRWLHRPYPQHRALWNLESLPPKRST, from the coding sequence TTGCCTTCTTTTCAGCAGACGGATCTGCTTGCAGAAATTGAGCATCGTGACCTAGTACAACGAGGAATCAAAGGCATTATTTTGGATCTTGATAATTCGATCGTGTCCGAAGACGATCGCTATCTATCACCCGACGCGGAAGCCTGGATCGCTCAATCTCACGCTCTCGGATTTCAACTGTTTCTGCTCTCGAATGGTCGCCGACTCCAGCGATTTGAGTATTGGTCACACCGCTTAAATGTTCCTGGAATCAGTCGAGCGAAGAAACCGTTTCCGAAAAACTTTCGACGTGCGATCGCATCGATGCGGTTAGCGGCTTGGCAGGTGGTTGTCGTTGGCGATAGCTATCACACCGATGTATTAGGAGCTTGGCTTGTCGGGTGTCACTGTGTTCAGGTCGCAAGCTTGCCACATCCGCCGCGATCATGGGAAAAACTGGCTGGGCGATGGTTGCACCGACCTTATCCACAACACCGAGCACTATGGAATCTTGAATCTTTACCCCCAAAACGATCGACGTGA
- a CDS encoding decaprenyl-phosphate phosphoribosyltransferase: protein MPTNLPSPIRESKLSQVSQFRAYLVALRPQQWTKNLIVFAAPLFAFNLSVSSLTGSLIAFAVFCATSSSFYLFNDILDVEADRQHPVKQYRPIAAGLVKIPIALSMSIVLLLGALLIAWLRSPQLGVVLLSYAALQVAYNARLKRMVILDIGAIAAGFVLRACAGGAATQIVVSPWFLLCTAMLALFLAVEKRKAELRLSQLQGTKPRAVLRRYSLAVLDRMENVVTTGTVMTYALWSSGPYFRGAPTAWMLLTLPFVLHGVFRYQLISDPQATEEQQSDRSERPEEVLLRDRAILVTVFGWALTCFTVLWFKQQQWIE from the coding sequence ATGCCCACAAACTTGCCCTCGCCTATTAGAGAAAGTAAGCTCTCTCAAGTTTCTCAATTTCGGGCTTATCTTGTCGCATTAAGACCGCAGCAGTGGACAAAAAACCTGATTGTTTTTGCAGCACCTCTGTTTGCGTTTAATCTCAGTGTTTCATCCCTAACCGGCAGCCTTATTGCATTTGCTGTCTTCTGCGCTACTTCTAGTAGCTTTTATCTATTCAATGACATTCTAGATGTCGAAGCCGATCGACAACATCCCGTCAAACAATATCGCCCGATCGCAGCAGGACTCGTCAAAATCCCGATCGCGCTTTCAATGTCGATCGTGCTGTTACTGGGAGCCTTGTTGATCGCTTGGCTGCGATCTCCTCAATTAGGTGTAGTGCTCTTAAGTTATGCCGCGTTGCAAGTCGCGTACAATGCTCGCCTGAAACGTATGGTGATCTTAGATATTGGTGCGATCGCAGCGGGGTTTGTTCTGCGGGCTTGTGCGGGCGGTGCGGCGACTCAGATTGTTGTTTCTCCATGGTTTTTGCTTTGTACGGCAATGCTGGCGTTGTTTCTGGCTGTGGAAAAGCGCAAAGCAGAATTGAGACTGTCGCAACTCCAAGGAACAAAGCCGCGTGCAGTGCTTAGACGATACTCTTTAGCCGTGTTGGATCGGATGGAAAATGTGGTGACAACTGGGACTGTGATGACCTACGCTCTATGGAGTTCAGGTCCTTACTTTCGAGGTGCACCGACTGCCTGGATGCTGCTGACATTACCATTTGTGCTGCATGGTGTGTTTCGGTATCAGTTAATTAGTGATCCGCAGGCAACCGAAGAGCAACAAAGCGACCGCAGTGAACGCCCTGAAGAAGTCTTGCTCAGAGATCGCGCTATTCTCGTGACGGTGTTTGGTTGGGCACTGACTTGCTTTACGGTGCTGTGGTTCAAACAGCAACAATGGATCGAATGA
- a CDS encoding response regulator transcription factor, translated as MLGTEPKGAILLVDDDVNFVTLMSGYLSYQGYDVTTAETGTEAIELLGDVKPDLIISDIVMPEMNGYKFAETVRKSPEINWIPIIFLSARDQSQDRVRGLSSGATVYMIKPFELAELSAQIESALRSSQLMQQNRSKRAESKISVPEGVKLTNTELTVARLVAQGLSNLEIATRLNASKRTIESHISHMLKKTLLNNRTELSRWIIENNME; from the coding sequence ATGCTGGGTACAGAACCAAAAGGCGCAATTCTGTTAGTAGACGATGACGTGAACTTCGTGACATTGATGAGCGGGTACCTGTCTTATCAGGGTTATGACGTAACCACTGCTGAGACGGGCACAGAAGCGATCGAGCTTTTGGGCGATGTGAAACCGGATCTGATCATCTCGGATATTGTCATGCCTGAGATGAATGGGTATAAGTTCGCGGAAACGGTTCGGAAGTCGCCAGAGATTAACTGGATTCCGATTATTTTTCTATCGGCGCGGGATCAAAGTCAGGATCGGGTGCGGGGGTTGAGTTCGGGTGCAACGGTTTATATGATCAAGCCGTTTGAATTGGCGGAACTCAGTGCTCAGATTGAATCGGCTTTGCGATCGTCTCAATTAATGCAGCAAAATCGATCGAAGCGGGCAGAATCGAAAATTTCTGTCCCAGAAGGAGTCAAGCTGACTAATACAGAATTGACCGTGGCGCGATTAGTCGCACAGGGCTTGTCAAATTTGGAAATCGCGACTCGGTTGAATGCGAGTAAGCGGACGATCGAGAGTCATATCAGCCACATGTTGAAGAAGACGCTGCTGAATAATCGAACGGAACTATCACGCTGGATTATTGAGAATAATATGGAATGA